The following are encoded together in the Oncorhynchus kisutch isolate 150728-3 linkage group LG8, Okis_V2, whole genome shotgun sequence genome:
- the si:dkey-3h3.3 gene encoding probable E3 ubiquitin-protein ligase DTX3 isoform X2, which yields MSSIDRYAAPNLRDSPLRHLQRLRSPSPVKPVAIVGAVWDFIQQRCSKELKRIQGEDVLIHKLCDKMVVTFESHRKDSVRVHFARERFVTFYQRLATDLKVQTYSLDPQYYKSLQRQFPELLIEGGPSKDNITVTGRYMHIVMLEDFLRHGSSSPVTSQRPLTPQRVSPRASGTTRNKQSDDEEEESCPICLDTIKEDRKKTLACKHSFCRGCLEKAFKTKPVCPTCGAVYGELKGTQPKGGTMAVTQERSSLSGYDKYGTIVIQYHIPSGIQKEEHPNPGQTYQGASRTAYLPDSSEGRNVLALLKRAFDQRLTFTIGRSSTTGMENMVTWNDIHHKTSRSGGTSCYGYPDPDYLRRLQDELKVKGIY from the exons ATGTCAAGTATAGACAGATATGCCGCCCCCAATCTCAGAGACAGTCCTCTTCGTCACCTACAGCGTCTTCGGTCACCTAGTCCAGTGAAACCAGTGGCGATAGTTGGAGCCGTTTGGGATTTCATCCAACAGAGATGCTCAAAGGAGTTGAAGAGAATCCAAGGGGAAGATGTCTTAATTCATAAACTTTGTGACAAAATGGTGGTGACCTTTGAAAGCCACAGAAAAGACTCGGTTCGGGTTCATTTCGCCAGAGAGCGCTTTGTCACGTTCTATCAGAGACTCGCTACAGATCTGAAAGTGCAGACTTACAGTTTGGATCCACAATACTACAAAAGCTTGCAGAGACAGTTTCCAGAACTTTTGATTGAAGGAGGCCCCAGTAAAGACAATATTACAGTGACAGGGCGCTACATGCACATTGTGATGTTGGAGGATTTTCTACGGCACGGTTCCAGTTCCCCTGTGACATCACAACGACCCCTGACACCCCAGAGAGTTAGCCCCCGAGCCTCTGGTACTACACGCAACAAGCAATCGGACGACGAAGAAGAAGAGTCATGTCCGATTTGTCTGGACACCATTAAAGAGGACAGAAAGAAGACGTTGGCATGTAAACACTCGTTCTGTAGAGGCTGTCTGGAGAAAGCGTTCAAGACCAAACCTGTCTGTCCAACCTGTGGGGCAGTCTATGGGGAACTGAAGGGGACGCAGCCAAAGGGCGGGACTATGGCTGTTACTCAGGAAAGATCCTCTTTGTCTGGATATGACAAGTATGGAACAATCGTGATTCAGTACCACATTCCAAGTGGAATACAGAAG GAGGAGCATCCCAACCCAGGTCAGACTTACCAGGGTGCATCACGTACAGCGTATCTCCCAGATTCCTCAGAGGGCAGGAATGTTCTGGCTCTCCTGAAGAGGGCCTTCGACCAGCGACTCACGTTCACTATTGGCCGATCTTCCACCACAGGCATGGAAAACATGGTCACGTGGAACGACATCCACCATAAAACCTCCAGGAGCGGAGGCACCAGTTG CTATGGATACCCTGACCCCGACTACCTGAGACGTCTACAGGATGAACTGAAGGTCAAAGGAATCTATTGA
- the si:dkey-3h3.3 gene encoding E3 ubiquitin-protein ligase DTX3L isoform X1: MANASLKEVLKVVFSDVILTVDPNTFKDPNQVKYLLTGCGNRVTGTLHYEVRGSFEEIEDLFVKMSSIDRYAAPNLRDSPLRHLQRLRSPSPVKPVAIVGAVWDFIQQRCSKELKRIQGEDVLIHKLCDKMVVTFESHRKDSVRVHFARERFVTFYQRLATDLKVQTYSLDPQYYKSLQRQFPELLIEGGPSKDNITVTGRYMHIVMLEDFLRHGSSSPVTSQRPLTPQRVSPRASGTTRNKQSDDEEEESCPICLDTIKEDRKKTLACKHSFCRGCLEKAFKTKPVCPTCGAVYGELKGTQPKGGTMAVTQERSSLSGYDKYGTIVIQYHIPSGIQKEEHPNPGQTYQGASRTAYLPDSSEGRNVLALLKRAFDQRLTFTIGRSSTTGMENMVTWNDIHHKTSRSGGTSCYGYPDPDYLRRLQDELKVKGIY; the protein is encoded by the exons ATGGCAAATGCGTCATTGAAAGAGGTATTGAAAGTG GTATTTTCAGACGTCATTCTCACTGTAGATCCGAACACTTTCAAAGATCCCAACCAGGTGAAGTACCTTCTCACTGGATGTGGTAACCGCGTTACAGGAACCTTGCATTACGAAGTGCGGGGATCATTTGAGGAAATAGAGGACCTGTTTGTGAAGATGTCAAGTATAGACAGATATGCCGCCCCCAATCTCAGAGACAGTCCTCTTCGTCACCTACAGCGTCTTCGGTCACCTAGTCCAGTGAAACCAGTGGCGATAGTTGGAGCCGTTTGGGATTTCATCCAACAGAGATGCTCAAAGGAGTTGAAGAGAATCCAAGGGGAAGATGTCTTAATTCATAAACTTTGTGACAAAATGGTGGTGACCTTTGAAAGCCACAGAAAAGACTCGGTTCGGGTTCATTTCGCCAGAGAGCGCTTTGTCACGTTCTATCAGAGACTCGCTACAGATCTGAAAGTGCAGACTTACAGTTTGGATCCACAATACTACAAAAGCTTGCAGAGACAGTTTCCAGAACTTTTGATTGAAGGAGGCCCCAGTAAAGACAATATTACAGTGACAGGGCGCTACATGCACATTGTGATGTTGGAGGATTTTCTACGGCACGGTTCCAGTTCCCCTGTGACATCACAACGACCCCTGACACCCCAGAGAGTTAGCCCCCGAGCCTCTGGTACTACACGCAACAAGCAATCGGACGACGAAGAAGAAGAGTCATGTCCGATTTGTCTGGACACCATTAAAGAGGACAGAAAGAAGACGTTGGCATGTAAACACTCGTTCTGTAGAGGCTGTCTGGAGAAAGCGTTCAAGACCAAACCTGTCTGTCCAACCTGTGGGGCAGTCTATGGGGAACTGAAGGGGACGCAGCCAAAGGGCGGGACTATGGCTGTTACTCAGGAAAGATCCTCTTTGTCTGGATATGACAAGTATGGAACAATCGTGATTCAGTACCACATTCCAAGTGGAATACAGAAG GAGGAGCATCCCAACCCAGGTCAGACTTACCAGGGTGCATCACGTACAGCGTATCTCCCAGATTCCTCAGAGGGCAGGAATGTTCTGGCTCTCCTGAAGAGGGCCTTCGACCAGCGACTCACGTTCACTATTGGCCGATCTTCCACCACAGGCATGGAAAACATGGTCACGTGGAACGACATCCACCATAAAACCTCCAGGAGCGGAGGCACCAGTTG CTATGGATACCCTGACCCCGACTACCTGAGACGTCTACAGGATGAACTGAAGGTCAAAGGAATCTATTGA